One stretch of Arachis hypogaea cultivar Tifrunner chromosome 20, arahy.Tifrunner.gnm2.J5K5, whole genome shotgun sequence DNA includes these proteins:
- the LOC112785687 gene encoding uncharacterized protein, translating to MVDWWTRSHSRVEQPSFSAAGVTVAPLSLRLLTPPSHSVAAVPLSLPAIAPLAHAAVAPSLCCRPRSSYFGPSPISLHQAHKNQETDFKFLIYLLLWYKEQENGSSKVNVAVLVICNLWSLDPWKVLFHQSSSAFLKFSKKLRKEPQHDNLNRLDPPRCLKLLPVEKLEHLDIHVTEESNGPVNQVLYVSEGESSFVGWNATFSLARFNLFTGNQTLEQRDTSFEIKESMMVHCGFYSLNGGFKISDEDKTYMQACKVVVSTCAFGGGDDLYQPIGMLEASLKKVCYVAFWDEITLRAQELADHRIGIL from the exons ATGGTGGATTGGTGGACT CGATCCCACAGCCGAGTTGAACAACCCTCATTCTCCGCTGCCGGCGTCACGGTTGCGCCACTGTCACTTCGTTTGCTCACGCCGCCGTCGCATTCTGTTGCTGCCGTGCCGCTGTCACTCCCCGCCATCGCTCCTCTTGCTCACGCCGCCGTCGCTCCTTCTCTCTGTTGCCGCCCTCGCTCCTCCTACTTTGGTCCTTCTCCAATCTCTCTCCATCAAGCTCACAAGAACCAGGAAAC tgattttaaatttttgatataCTTGCTGCTTTGGTACAAGGAACAAGAAAATgggagttcaaaag TGAATGTAGCAGTGCTAGTTATCTGTAATTTATGGAGTTTGGATCCTTGGAAGGTCCTCTTCCATCAAAGCTCTTCAGCATTCCTCAAATTCAGCAA GAAACTGAGAAAAGAACCCCAACATGACAACTTGAATCGGCTAGATCCACCGC GTTGCTTGAAGCTTCTGCCAGTTGAAAAACTTGAACACCTTGATATTCATGTGACAGAAGAGTCTAATGGCCCTGTTAACCAGGTTCTATATGTTTCAGAGGGCGAGTCTTCTTTTGTAGGATGGAATGCTACCTTTTCTCTTGCAAGATTTAATTTGTTCACTGGAAATCAAACATTAGAGCAGAGAGATACAAGTTTTGAG ATTAAGGAATCTATGATGGTACATTGTGGTTTCTATAGTTTAAATGGAGGGTTTAAGATATCTGATGAAGATAAAACTTATATGCAAGCTTGCAAAGTTGTGGTTTCTACTTGTGCATTTGGTGGTGGAGATGATCTCTATCAACCTATTGGGATGTTAGAGGCCTCACTTAAGAAG GTCTGCTACGTAGCATTCTGGGATGAAATCACCTTAAGAGCACAGGAATTGGCAGACCACCGAATTGGCATTCTTTAA
- the LOC112785688 gene encoding probable serine/threonine-protein kinase PBL28: MDKSGRRSLITVSASGFLSCFITGIAFFLKANIMCICFIIKSQDHTDRWIYRPAEFWQLEDQAPQALKKRHGSSVFTLKEMEEATCSFSDDNLLGKGGFGKVYRGTLQGQVVAIKKMELPAIREAKGEREFRVEVDILSRLDHPTLVSLIGYCADGKHGFLVYEYMQNGNLQHHLNVPNVTARVFGTFGYFDPEYTSTGKLTLQSDVYSFGVVLLEILIGRRVVDLNQGPNDQNLLLQVRHLLNDQKKLRKVIDAEMALN, translated from the exons ATGGATAAATCTGGAAGAAGATCTCTCATAAca GTTTCTGCTAGTGGCTTTCTAAGCTGTTTTATTACTGGAATTGCTTTCTTTCTTAAAGCAA ATATAATGTGTATATGTTTTATTATCAAGTCTCAAGATCATACAGACCGTT GGATTTATAGGCCTGCAGAGTTTTGGCAACTGGAAGATCAAGCGCCACAAGCTCTAAAAAAGAGGCATGGATCGTCTGTTTTCACACTCAAGGAGATGGAAGAGGCAACATGTTCATTCAGTGATGATAATCTTCTTGGAAAAGGTGGATTTGGAAAGGTATACAGAGGAACTCTGCAAGGACAG GTTGTAGCAATAAAAAAGATGGAGCTGCCAGCTATTAGAGAAGCTAAAGGAGAGCGCGAATTTCGGGTGGAAGTGGACATATTGAGCAGACTAGACCACCCAACTCTTGTTTCCTTGATTGGCTACTGTGCTGATGGAAAGCACGGATTCTTAGTATATGAGTATATGCAAAATGGGAACCTGCAACATCATCTGAATG TGCCTAATGTAACTGCTAGAGTGTTCGGTACTTTTGGCTATTTTGATCCTGAGTATACATCG ACCGGAAAACTCACTCTACAAAGTGATGTTTATTCTTTTGGCGTTGTTCTTCTGGAGATTTTGATTGGACGTAGAGTCGTAGATCTAAACCAAGGTCCAAATGATCAAAACCTTTTGCTCCAG GTGAGACACCTACTAAATGACCAGAAAAAGCTTCGAAAGGTGATAGATGCAGAGATGGCATTAAATTAG